One stretch of Gloeocapsa sp. DLM2.Bin57 DNA includes these proteins:
- the pstC gene encoding phosphate ABC transporter permease subunit PstC — METSNIPRSENWRPRTKLKKWTQRLIVGICALFASISIATTIGIVVTLVVDALGFFAEVPLTRFLTDTEWTPLFTNAQFGIFVLISATFLTSVIALLVAVPLGLLAAICLSEYAPRSWRRWLKPGLEILAGVPSVVYGYFALLFVTPLLRSIIPEIKPFNALSAGLILGISILPTVASLSEDAIFAVPNSLRQGAYALGSTKREVVTGVVIPAALSGIVASFILGVSRAVGETMIVTIAAGQNPTLTLNPFVPVATMTAFIVQVSLGDAPHGTLAFKTIYAVGLTLFLITLALNILSYWFVRRFQQKYD, encoded by the coding sequence ATGGAAACAAGCAATATCCCTAGATCCGAGAATTGGCGACCTAGAACCAAGCTCAAAAAATGGACTCAGCGTCTAATTGTGGGCATTTGTGCCCTGTTTGCTAGTATCTCTATCGCTACCACTATCGGTATTGTTGTGACTTTAGTAGTAGATGCTTTAGGTTTTTTTGCTGAAGTACCCCTAACCCGCTTTCTCACCGATACAGAGTGGACACCTTTATTCACTAACGCACAATTCGGTATTTTTGTACTAATTAGCGCAACTTTTTTAACTTCTGTGATAGCGCTGCTCGTAGCTGTACCCTTGGGTTTATTAGCAGCTATCTGTTTAAGTGAATACGCTCCCCGCTCCTGGAGACGATGGCTTAAACCAGGCTTAGAAATCCTCGCAGGAGTACCTTCAGTAGTTTATGGTTATTTTGCCTTATTATTTGTAACTCCCTTACTTAGAAGTATTATACCCGAGATTAAACCCTTTAATGCTTTAAGCGCAGGTTTAATCTTAGGTATATCTATCTTACCTACCGTAGCTTCTTTAAGCGAAGATGCTATTTTTGCTGTACCTAATAGTTTACGTCAAGGAGCTTACGCCCTAGGCTCGACTAAACGAGAAGTAGTTACAGGGGTGGTGATTCCTGCTGCTTTATCAGGGATTGTGGCTTCTTTTATCCTCGGTGTTTCTCGTGCGGTAGGAGAGACGATGATTGTAACCATCGCCGCGGGACAAAATCCAACTTTAACCCTTAATCCCTTTGTACCAGTGGCTACGATGACAGCTTTTATCGTACAGGTGAGCTTAGGAGATGCTCCTCATGGTACTCTAGCTTTTAAGACTATCTATGCAGTTGGTTTAACCCTATTTTTAATTACTCTAGCTTTAAATATCTTGAGCTATTGGTTTGTACGTCGTTTTCAACAGAAATATGATTAA
- a CDS encoding PstS family phosphate ABC transporter substrate-binding protein, translating to MNINKHSFRKILTGVSLTALTLGLIAPGSIASVKQEISGDIAIDGSSTVFPVTEAMAEEFQIANPGVRVTVGISGSGGGFKKFCAGETDISNASRPIKTSEMEECAQAGIEFIELPIAFDALSVVVNPNNDWAECLTVEELNTMWATESQGTVTNWNQIREGFPDRPLTLYGPGVDSGTFDYFTDAINGAEGDSRGDFTASEDDNVIVLGVAQDENALGFFGLAYLEENRDTLRAVKIDEGNGCVEPSVATVEDGTYQPLARPIFIYVRKSSLERPEVKAFVDFYLAPENMELVSEVGYIALPAAVNEKARNRLNSQTTGTIFEGGSTVGVNLNEVL from the coding sequence ATGAACATTAACAAACATTCGTTCCGTAAAATCTTAACAGGAGTAAGTCTAACGGCTTTAACCCTAGGTTTAATCGCTCCTGGAAGTATCGCTTCTGTTAAACAAGAAATCAGTGGCGATATCGCCATCGATGGATCTAGTACAGTATTTCCTGTAACTGAAGCGATGGCAGAAGAGTTTCAAATAGCTAATCCCGGTGTCAGAGTAACCGTTGGTATTTCTGGTTCTGGTGGCGGGTTCAAAAAATTCTGTGCAGGAGAAACCGATATTTCTAACGCTTCTCGTCCCATTAAAACCTCAGAAATGGAAGAATGTGCTCAAGCAGGAATCGAATTTATTGAACTTCCCATCGCTTTTGACGCTCTTTCTGTGGTAGTCAATCCTAACAACGATTGGGCAGAATGTCTAACCGTGGAAGAGTTAAATACAATGTGGGCTACGGAGTCTCAAGGTACTGTTACCAATTGGAATCAAATTAGAGAAGGATTCCCCGATCGCCCTCTAACCTTATACGGACCTGGAGTAGATTCAGGAACATTTGATTACTTTACTGACGCTATTAATGGTGCGGAGGGAGATAGTCGCGGTGATTTCACCGCTAGTGAAGATGATAACGTCATCGTTTTAGGGGTGGCTCAAGATGAAAATGCTTTAGGTTTCTTTGGACTAGCTTACCTAGAAGAAAATAGAGATACTCTCAGAGCTGTTAAAATTGATGAGGGTAATGGTTGTGTAGAGCCTTCTGTAGCAACTGTAGAAGATGGTACTTATCAACCTCTAGCGCGTCCCATTTTTATCTATGTGAGGAAATCTTCTTTAGAACGTCCCGAAGTTAAAGCCTTTGTTGATTTTTATCTAGCCCCAGAAAACATGGAACTAGTATCAGAAGTAGGTTATATAGCCTTACCTGCAGCTGTTAACGAAAAAGCTCGCAATCGTCTCAATAGTCAAACTACCGGTACAATTTTTGAGGGTGGCTCTACCGTAGGGGTTAACCTTAATGAAGTGCTCTAA
- a CDS encoding transposase, whose product MPKTCTIIFKQNKWYVSITVDCIPTRPTTDIGAIGLDFGVNHAIATSEGALIDNPKFLKQAQEKIKQIAKKARRKRIGRKGVKPSRRCRKAQKALGKIQSKVGRQRQDWQHQISSRIVSDNSLIATEKLNLKGMTRKSRGKRKKQKTGLNRSILDVGIGNLKSLINYKVTEAGGFYIEVPTTKVKPSQTCPKCGYQEKKTLAQREHNCQKCGYKANRDVAAAQVMLNYARGLERASIDAESPSSTLCGSMKQLGALKRQKPRHDSAR is encoded by the coding sequence ATGCCCAAAACATGTACAATTATTTTCAAACAAAACAAATGGTATGTATCAATTACTGTTGACTGTATCCCAACAAGACCTACTACAGATATAGGAGCAATAGGATTAGACTTTGGAGTTAATCATGCGATCGCCACTAGTGAAGGAGCGTTAATCGATAATCCCAAATTCTTAAAACAAGCTCAAGAAAAAATAAAACAAATTGCTAAAAAAGCAAGACGAAAAAGGATAGGGAGAAAAGGAGTTAAGCCGTCTAGAAGATGTAGAAAAGCACAAAAAGCTTTAGGTAAAATTCAGTCTAAAGTAGGAAGACAAAGACAAGATTGGCAGCACCAAATTAGTAGCAGGATAGTTAGCGATAATAGCCTAATTGCTACAGAAAAGCTTAATCTTAAAGGGATGACCAGAAAATCTAGAGGTAAAAGAAAGAAACAAAAAACAGGCTTAAATCGCTCAATTTTAGATGTAGGAATAGGTAACCTAAAATCTCTAATAAACTATAAGGTTACAGAAGCAGGAGGTTTTTATATTGAAGTACCTACAACAAAAGTAAAACCATCTCAAACCTGTCCTAAATGTGGTTATCAAGAAAAGAAAACGTTAGCCCAAAGAGAGCATAATTGCCAAAAATGCGGCTATAAAGCTAATCGTGATGTAGCAGCAGCACAAGTAATGCTCAATTACGCAAGGGGTTTGGAACGAGCCTCTATAGATGCTGAGTCGCCTAGCTCTACTTTGTGCGGAAGCATGAAGCAACTAGGGGCGTTGAAGCGTCAGAAACCGCGTCACGATAGTGCGCGGTAG
- the ltrA gene encoding group II intron reverse transcriptase/maturase codes for MAKTENVARDMNSWEWTDVNWRKVQTTVFSLQKRIYKASRCGDVRKVRRLQKTLMRSWSAKVLAVRQVTQDNRGKKTAGVDGVKSLSPEARVKLVGQLKLTGKSKSTRRVWIPKPGKTEKRPLGIPTMYDRALQALVKLALEPEWEAKFEPSSYGFRPGRSCQDAIHHIKLTVKGAEKFVLDADIAKCFDRINHNALLDKAGYKGLLRQQIKAWLKSGVLDHKVFSKTEMGTPQGGVISPLLANIALDGIERMLINYAENAKGWKTPRGNSLGKKNRVESLTFIRYADDFVVLHKDKEVVLECKELISTWLLEIGLELKPEKTRLAHTVNQNLSEDGEAGFNFLGFHIQGYKMSKHKCAKNARSVPLGWRVLIHPTKEKIANHMREIERVTKALRKAPQAALIKELNPKIRGWRQYYIYSDAKTMGILSKCEHMLYEKLRGWAVSKGVKENFYEKYWHRIDGRKVFSTKEGDTSLKLEVYNPKDEHHSSVDYIKVKGDKSPYDGDWKYWATRRGQYPETPNKVAKLLQRQKGKCTWCGLYFKDGDILEVDHIKPKSKGGGHGLKNLQILHGHCHDKKTRLDSEAYYNGYV; via the coding sequence ATGGCTAAAACAGAAAATGTGGCAAGAGATATGAACAGCTGGGAATGGACTGATGTCAATTGGCGGAAAGTTCAAACTACAGTCTTTAGCCTCCAAAAGAGAATATACAAAGCTTCACGTTGTGGGGATGTCCGTAAAGTAAGGAGACTCCAAAAAACGCTGATGAGGTCTTGGTCAGCTAAGGTGCTGGCAGTCAGACAGGTAACACAAGACAATCGAGGAAAGAAAACGGCAGGTGTGGATGGTGTTAAATCTCTATCCCCAGAAGCACGTGTGAAACTCGTAGGTCAATTAAAGTTAACTGGTAAGTCAAAATCGACACGCAGAGTGTGGATTCCAAAACCCGGGAAAACAGAAAAAAGACCATTGGGAATACCAACAATGTATGACAGAGCACTCCAGGCATTGGTAAAATTAGCTTTAGAGCCCGAATGGGAGGCAAAATTCGAGCCTTCGAGTTATGGGTTCAGACCAGGAAGGTCCTGTCAAGATGCAATTCATCACATTAAACTCACAGTAAAAGGAGCGGAGAAATTTGTTCTTGATGCTGATATAGCTAAATGTTTTGACCGCATAAACCATAATGCCTTACTAGATAAAGCAGGTTATAAAGGTTTGTTAAGGCAACAAATCAAAGCTTGGTTAAAATCTGGTGTATTAGACCATAAGGTATTTTCTAAGACAGAAATGGGAACTCCTCAAGGTGGAGTCATAAGTCCTTTATTAGCAAATATAGCCCTAGATGGGATTGAAAGAATGCTAATAAACTATGCAGAAAATGCAAAAGGATGGAAAACACCAAGAGGAAACAGTCTAGGTAAGAAGAATAGAGTAGAATCTTTAACTTTTATTCGTTATGCCGACGACTTTGTAGTCCTTCATAAAGATAAAGAAGTGGTCTTAGAATGTAAGGAATTGATATCCACATGGTTACTTGAAATAGGACTTGAATTAAAACCTGAAAAGACACGACTTGCACATACTGTGAACCAAAATCTAAGTGAGGATGGAGAAGCAGGGTTTAATTTCCTTGGATTTCATATTCAGGGGTATAAGATGAGTAAGCATAAGTGTGCAAAAAATGCAAGAAGTGTTCCGCTGGGGTGGAGAGTGCTCATTCATCCGACCAAAGAGAAAATAGCAAATCATATGAGAGAAATTGAAAGAGTAACTAAAGCTCTAAGAAAAGCTCCACAAGCTGCCCTAATTAAGGAATTAAATCCGAAGATAAGAGGGTGGCGACAGTATTACATATATAGTGATGCAAAAACCATGGGGATACTATCAAAATGTGAGCATATGCTATATGAAAAACTCAGAGGTTGGGCAGTATCGAAGGGAGTAAAAGAAAACTTCTATGAAAAATACTGGCATAGAATTGATGGAAGAAAGGTATTTTCAACCAAAGAAGGAGATACTAGCTTAAAGTTAGAAGTCTATAACCCTAAAGATGAACATCATTCAAGTGTTGACTATATAAAGGTGAAAGGCGACAAAAGTCCTTATGATGGAGATTGGAAGTACTGGGCTACACGAAGAGGACAATATCCTGAAACGCCTAATAAGGTTGCGAAACTTTTACAGAGGCAGAAGGGTAAATGCACTTGGTGTGGTCTATATTTCAAAGATGGAGATATATTGGAGGTTGACCATATAAAGCCAAAATCGAAAGGTGGAGGTCATGGACTGAAAAACCTACAAATATTACACGGACATTGTCATGATAAAAAAACAAGACTGGATTCAGAGGCATATTATAATGGATATGTCTAA
- the tnpA gene encoding IS200/IS605 family transposase — translation MSSQLRKSSHAVFCIHLHIVLVTKYRRKVITPEIMDRLKTIFEDVCSRNNSLLVEFNGESDHCHLLVNLAPNNNISTLIKSLKSASSMVIRKEFEEHVNHYYWKPVFWSSSYFVSSSGGVSLDVLKKYIQNQSVEY, via the coding sequence ATGTCAAGCCAATTAAGAAAAAGTTCTCATGCTGTTTTTTGTATTCACTTACACATAGTACTAGTGACTAAATACAGGAGGAAAGTAATTACACCTGAGATAATGGATAGGCTTAAGACTATATTTGAGGATGTTTGCTCTCGCAATAATTCGCTACTGGTAGAATTTAATGGTGAGTCAGACCATTGCCATTTGTTGGTTAATTTAGCGCCTAACAATAATATTTCAACTTTGATAAAGTCTCTTAAGTCTGCATCAAGTATGGTCATTAGAAAAGAATTTGAAGAGCACGTAAACCATTACTATTGGAAGCCTGTGTTTTGGTCAAGCTCCTATTTTGTTTCTTCTAGTGGTGGGGTTAGTTTAGATGTTCTCAAAAAATATATACAAAATCAAAGTGTAGAGTACTAA
- a CDS encoding HlyD family efflux transporter periplasmic adaptor subunit, translated as MTSSNGNTPGTNGNGKANKKISLGIPKPKPQSELSKFEQKVILKQTPVWSRAAAWTIVGVSGFSILWASVARIEQVVNARGQLEPVGRVQEVRPPVNGVVKEVLVQDGEKVVQGQELIIFDTSTSEAELAALQNILASLTQENQFYRTLLNNSLSTVELEREIAELDIPPEIASLARHLIELDNENKVLNFYLYPEAELETGLTPTDQARLNAIRSEYDSRREASDLEKQKLEKQLAQNELQLADTQAKLATDQQVLAEIKERNETAIVAAEESLSIDQGIVRDIEPLVDEGALARLQLEQQRQRVNDRSRELIQQRANGNVEYNNQQQQVQTRLAEIDQLLQEQQRLQLNINQAQAELNNVTALRDRDIRQQIATNTQRKAEIESQLMKLVVENDKRIAETTSQISRAEQTLTYQVLRAPVAGTVFDLQAFPGFVPQPSQAESLLKIVPDDHLIAKVYISNKDIGFVQENMNTDVRIDSFPYSEFGDIKGEVIWIGSDALPPDQFNQFYRFPAIIKLDAQYLTINSRDIQLQSGMSVSVNIKIRENRTVLSLLTELFTEKTESLKKVR; from the coding sequence ATGACAAGTAGTAACGGCAATACACCAGGAACCAACGGCAATGGTAAAGCCAATAAAAAAATTAGCTTAGGGATACCCAAACCCAAACCTCAATCAGAATTAAGTAAATTTGAACAGAAGGTAATTCTTAAACAGACACCAGTATGGTCGAGAGCAGCAGCTTGGACGATCGTCGGGGTCTCAGGATTTAGTATATTATGGGCATCAGTAGCTAGAATAGAACAAGTAGTAAACGCAAGAGGTCAACTAGAGCCAGTAGGAAGAGTACAAGAAGTTAGACCACCAGTTAACGGCGTAGTTAAAGAAGTTTTAGTTCAAGATGGCGAAAAGGTTGTTCAAGGACAAGAGTTGATTATCTTTGATACTAGTACTTCTGAAGCAGAATTAGCAGCACTGCAAAATATTTTAGCTTCTCTAACTCAAGAAAACCAATTCTACCGCACATTATTAAATAACTCTCTCTCAACCGTAGAATTAGAAAGGGAGATCGCCGAGTTAGATATACCACCAGAAATAGCCTCTTTAGCTCGTCATTTAATCGAATTAGACAACGAAAATAAAGTACTCAATTTCTATCTCTATCCCGAAGCCGAATTAGAAACAGGATTAACCCCCACTGATCAAGCTAGATTAAACGCTATTAGATCCGAATATGACTCCCGTCGAGAAGCATCTGATTTAGAAAAACAAAAACTAGAAAAACAACTAGCCCAAAATGAACTACAATTAGCCGATACACAAGCCAAACTAGCCACAGATCAACAAGTCTTAGCTGAAATTAAAGAACGCAACGAAACAGCGATCGTCGCAGCTGAAGAAAGCTTATCGATTGATCAAGGTATTGTCAGAGATATCGAACCACTTGTAGATGAAGGTGCTTTAGCTAGATTACAACTAGAACAACAGAGACAAAGAGTCAACGATCGCTCGCGGGAATTAATCCAACAAAGAGCCAACGGCAACGTAGAATATAACAATCAACAACAACAAGTACAAACTCGTCTAGCCGAAATCGACCAACTACTCCAAGAACAACAAAGATTACAATTAAATATCAATCAAGCTCAAGCCGAATTAAACAACGTTACCGCACTCAGAGACAGAGACATTAGACAGCAAATAGCCACCAATACTCAAAGAAAAGCCGAAATCGAAAGTCAATTGATGAAGCTAGTGGTAGAAAACGATAAACGCATAGCTGAGACTACCAGTCAAATCAGTCGCGCTGAACAAACCCTAACCTATCAAGTATTGCGTGCGCCTGTAGCAGGTACAGTATTTGACTTACAAGCATTTCCAGGTTTTGTTCCCCAACCTAGTCAAGCCGAATCACTGTTAAAAATCGTCCCTGATGATCATCTCATTGCCAAAGTCTATATCAGTAACAAAGATATTGGTTTTGTTCAAGAAAACATGAACACTGACGTTAGAATTGATTCTTTTCCCTATAGTGAATTTGGGGATATCAAAGGAGAAGTGATTTGGATAGGATCTGACGCTTTACCACCAGATCAATTTAATCAATTTTATCGCTTCCCCGCCATAATCAAATTAGACGCACAATACCTAACCATCAACTCTCGGGATATCCAATTACAATCAGGTATGTCAGTGAGTGTTAACATCAAAATTCGCGAAAATCGTACAGTGTTAAGCCTCTTAACCGAACTATTTACCGAGAAAACCGAAAGTCTCAAAAAAGTACGTTAA
- a CDS encoding branched-chain amino acid ABC transporter permease: MIFNEVDSFLGIPIGYGVFLIINIALYAIFALGLNLQWGFTGLINFGHVAFMTIGVYTTVLLSLAGVPLILAVIAGGILAALLGLLIGLSTLRLREDYLAIMTIGTSEVVRLIAKNEAWLTRGSAGIQVYPRPLEKIESSLMQQWSMSAILTVIAIIGMWQLWRQLRKNWRKEAKIWQKISLGIGGVVGSGLIILTYIIGLIAFANYNAKVGLMFLSLIVLALMYWGLEFLVRSPWGRILKAIREDEEVAKALGKNVFWYKLQSFILGGAIGGIAGAFYAWQFSVYPDNFEPIITFNTWMIVVLGGAGNNLGTILGAILFWVTFEPLTRYLTSSELGILQPSQQGAVRIMLIGIILMGLMLWQPQGILGKKQELTLNK, from the coding sequence ATGATTTTTAATGAGGTAGATTCATTTTTAGGGATACCGATTGGTTATGGGGTTTTCCTAATTATTAATATAGCTTTATACGCTATTTTCGCTTTGGGTTTAAATCTACAATGGGGTTTTACGGGGTTGATTAATTTCGGTCACGTAGCTTTCATGACGATTGGGGTTTATACAACAGTCTTGTTAAGTCTTGCTGGTGTACCTTTAATTTTAGCGGTAATAGCAGGAGGGATTTTAGCTGCTTTATTGGGGTTATTAATTGGCTTATCCACCCTCAGACTTAGAGAAGATTATCTAGCAATTATGACCATTGGTACATCAGAGGTAGTTAGGTTAATCGCTAAAAATGAAGCTTGGTTAACTAGGGGATCTGCGGGTATTCAAGTCTATCCTCGTCCTTTAGAAAAGATTGAATCTAGTTTAATGCAGCAATGGTCTATGAGTGCTATTTTGACTGTTATCGCTATTATAGGAATGTGGCAATTATGGCGACAATTGCGGAAAAACTGGCGCAAAGAGGCTAAAATCTGGCAGAAAATAAGCCTAGGGATAGGAGGAGTAGTCGGGAGTGGTTTAATTATCTTGACTTATATTATTGGTTTAATTGCTTTTGCTAATTATAACGCTAAAGTAGGTTTGATGTTTTTGAGTTTGATTGTCTTAGCTTTGATGTATTGGGGATTAGAGTTTTTAGTGCGATCGCCCTGGGGAAGAATTCTCAAAGCGATTAGAGAAGATGAAGAAGTAGCCAAAGCATTAGGAAAAAACGTCTTTTGGTATAAATTACAATCCTTTATTCTAGGAGGAGCGATCGGAGGTATAGCGGGAGCATTTTACGCTTGGCAATTTAGCGTTTATCCTGATAATTTTGAACCAATTATTACCTTTAACACTTGGATGATAGTTGTTTTAGGTGGAGCTGGAAATAACCTGGGTACGATTTTAGGAGCAATTTTGTTTTGGGTTACTTTTGAACCACTAACTCGTTATTTAACTTCTAGTGAATTAGGAATACTTCAACCCTCCCAACAAGGAGCAGTGAGAATTATGCTGATTGGTATTATTCTGATGGGTTTAATGTTATGGCAACCCCAGGGTATTCTAGGTAAAAAACAAGAATTAACCTTAAATAAATGA
- a CDS encoding ABC transporter ATP-binding protein has protein sequence MSEPLLLASQLSKNFGGIRAVDQANITVTKGRITGLIGPNGAGKSTLFNLLSNFITPDAGKVIFDGKSIEKLKPHKIAQRGCVRTFQVPRVLSRLSVLENMLLAPQKQTGENLVKIWFTQGQIRQEERINREKALAILSEVGLSAKANDYAGSLSGGQRKLLEMARAVMVQPKLILLDEPAAGVNPALIEEICEHIVNWNNQGISFLIIEHNMDVVMSLCEHIWVLAEGKNLADGTPAEIQSNSEVLEAYLGDIT, from the coding sequence ATGAGCGAACCTTTATTATTAGCTTCACAACTATCGAAAAACTTTGGTGGAATTAGGGCTGTAGATCAAGCTAATATTACTGTAACCAAAGGAAGGATTACTGGTTTAATCGGTCCTAATGGTGCAGGAAAAAGTACTTTATTTAATCTATTATCTAATTTTATTACTCCTGACGCGGGTAAAGTTATCTTTGATGGTAAATCTATTGAGAAACTCAAACCTCATAAAATTGCGCAAAGAGGTTGTGTACGTACTTTTCAAGTTCCCCGAGTTTTATCTCGTCTCTCGGTATTAGAAAATATGTTATTAGCTCCCCAAAAACAAACTGGGGAGAATTTAGTTAAAATTTGGTTTACACAAGGACAAATTAGACAAGAAGAGCGTATTAACCGAGAAAAAGCCTTAGCAATCCTCTCTGAGGTTGGTTTAAGCGCTAAAGCTAATGATTACGCGGGTTCTCTTTCTGGTGGTCAGCGGAAATTGTTAGAAATGGCTAGAGCAGTCATGGTTCAACCTAAGTTAATCTTACTAGATGAACCTGCTGCAGGAGTTAACCCCGCTTTGATTGAGGAAATTTGCGAACATATCGTGAACTGGAATAACCAAGGTATTTCTTTCTTAATTATTGAACACAATATGGACGTGGTGATGTCTTTATGTGAGCATATTTGGGTTTTAGCTGAGGGAAAAAATCTGGCTGATGGTACTCCTGCTGAGATTCAAAGTAATTCTGAGGTTTTGGAAGCTTATTTAGGTGACATTACTTGA
- a CDS encoding cytochrome P450 — translation MLTISGPKNPQFLQVANWILDPVNYLNKTSQEYPDLFQTKVIPSADNVIFVSNPKILQQILTNDRQQFIASAEGNKILSTLLGNYSVIMLDGDRHKQRRQLLMPPFHGQQINNYANTITRITREIMDRAPVNQVVEARSLTQAITMNVIMEAVFGLSSGERYNKLKSLLTSLLDIFRVPAKVAFLVFPSLQKDLGKWSPWGNFLALKAEIDEQIYAEILERRQLPPRDDILSLLLSAQDAEGNPLTDEELRDELITLLFAGHETTATALAWGIYWTHHLPEVKAKILLELASLADCEPTAITRLSYLSAVCQETLRIYPVAMVTFPRIVQTDTEIDGYFFPAHSTIMGCIYQTHHREDIYPNPDSFKPDRFLEKQFSPYEFLPFGGGVRRCLGEVLALFEFKLALAEIISNYNIVLADSKPEKPQRRGLTLAPARGVPIMIKSSNVT, via the coding sequence ATGCTAACCATCTCAGGACCAAAAAACCCCCAATTCTTACAGGTAGCCAACTGGATTTTAGATCCCGTTAATTATTTAAACAAAACCTCTCAAGAATATCCCGACTTATTCCAAACTAAAGTAATACCATCAGCGGATAACGTTATCTTTGTCAGTAATCCCAAAATATTGCAACAGATTCTTACCAACGATCGCCAACAGTTTATAGCTTCAGCAGAAGGAAATAAAATTCTTTCCACCCTACTAGGGAATTATTCCGTCATTATGTTAGACGGCGATCGACATAAACAGCGACGACAATTATTAATGCCTCCTTTTCACGGACAACAGATTAATAATTACGCTAACACCATCACTCGGATTACTAGAGAAATTATGGATAGAGCACCCGTAAACCAAGTGGTAGAAGCCCGCAGCCTCACCCAAGCCATCACCATGAATGTGATTATGGAGGCTGTCTTTGGTCTTAGTAGTGGAGAGAGGTACAACAAACTCAAAAGCTTATTAACCTCACTTTTAGATATATTCCGTGTCCCCGCCAAAGTCGCTTTTTTAGTCTTTCCCAGTTTACAAAAAGACTTAGGTAAATGGAGTCCTTGGGGTAATTTTCTCGCCCTTAAAGCAGAGATTGACGAGCAGATCTATGCTGAAATCCTCGAACGTCGCCAACTACCCCCCAGGGATGATATTCTCTCCCTATTGCTTTCAGCTCAAGACGCAGAAGGTAACCCCTTAACTGATGAAGAATTGCGCGACGAACTGATTACCCTATTATTCGCAGGACACGAAACAACCGCTACTGCTTTAGCATGGGGTATTTATTGGACACATCATTTACCCGAAGTAAAAGCTAAAATCCTGTTAGAATTAGCTAGTTTAGCAGATTGCGAACCCACAGCAATCACTCGTTTATCCTATTTAAGCGCTGTTTGTCAGGAAACTTTGCGCATTTACCCAGTAGCTATGGTTACTTTTCCGAGGATTGTCCAAACAGACACCGAAATAGACGGTTACTTTTTCCCCGCTCATAGTACCATTATGGGTTGTATTTACCAAACCCATCACCGTGAGGATATTTATCCCAATCCAGACAGTTTTAAACCCGATCGCTTCTTAGAAAAACAGTTCTCCCCCTATGAATTTTTACCCTTTGGTGGGGGTGTTCGTCGTTGTCTTGGGGAAGTTTTAGCCCTATTTGAGTTTAAGTTAGCTTTAGCCGAAATAATTTCTAATTACAACATAGTTTTAGCCGACAGCAAACCTGAAAAACCGCAAAGACGAGGACTTACCCTCGCACCTGCTCGCGGTGTTCCCATTATGATTAAATCAAGTAATGTCACCTAA
- a CDS encoding DUF393 domain-containing protein, whose translation MVKNNWQIKLLYDGECPLCLREVKFLQSKDNGRGLIAFVDISDRNYSPAENNDIDFATAMGTIHAILPDGTVITNLEVFRRVYTILGMGWLYSFTKLPIIGPIAEAIYQVWAKWRLKITGRATLEEIIAEREKTLNCTETQRCRIN comes from the coding sequence ATGGTTAAAAATAATTGGCAAATCAAACTGCTATACGATGGAGAATGTCCACTCTGTCTAAGAGAGGTTAAATTTCTCCAAAGCAAAGACAATGGGAGAGGATTAATCGCTTTTGTAGATATTAGCGATCGCAACTACTCACCAGCAGAAAACAATGATATCGACTTCGCCACAGCTATGGGAACAATCCACGCCATTTTACCAGATGGAACAGTAATCACCAATTTAGAGGTATTCAGGCGAGTATATACCATTTTAGGCATGGGGTGGTTATATAGCTTTACCAAATTACCAATCATCGGACCAATCGCCGAAGCTATTTATCAAGTTTGGGCAAAATGGCGCTTAAAAATCACAGGGAGAGCAACTCTAGAAGAAATTATCGCTGAACGAGAAAAAACCCTCAACTGTACAGAAACCCAACGTTGTCGAATCAACTAG